ATGAAGACGCTGTGGGTCAACAACAACCGGGGGCACACCCTCACCCCCATCGACCCGAAGACCGGCAAGGCGGGCAAGTCGGTCGAGGTGCACGACCCGTACAACCTCTACTTCACGCCCAACGGCAAGTACGCCGTCGTCATGGCCTCCCTCGACCGCGAACTCGTCTTCCGCGACCCGCACACCATGAAGCGGATCAAGACGGAACCGGTCACCTGCTACGGCGTCAACCATGCCGACTTCTCCCTCGACGGGAGGTACTTCATCGTGTCCTGCGAGTTCAGCGGCGAGCTGCTGAAGGTCGACACCGAGAAGATGAAGGTCGTCGGACAGCAGAAACTGCCCTACAAGGGTGCCATGCCGCAGGACGTGAAGGTCTCGCCCGACGGGAAGCGGTTCTACATCGCGGACATGATGGCCGACGGGATGTGGATCGTCGACGGCGACACCTTCGGCAAGCCGGAGTTCCTGCACACCGGCAAGGGCTGCCACGGGCTGTACATCGGCCGCGACTCCCGCGAGATGTACGTCTCCAACCGCGGCGAGGGCACGGTCTCCGTCTTCGACTTCCACGAGAACGCGCTCACCAAGAAGTGGCGCCTCCCGAACGGCGGCAGCCCCGACATGGGCGGCGTCTCGGCGGACGGCAAGGTGCTGTGGCTGTCCGGGCGGTACAACTCCGAGGTGTACGCCATCGACACCCGCACCGGAGAGCAGCTCGCCCGCATCAAGGTCGGCAGGGGCCCGCACGGCCTGGCCGTCTACCCGCAGCCGGGCCGCTACTCGCTCGGCCACACCGGCATCTTCCGCTAGGGCAACCCCGGTCGGGGACACGCCGCCGATCGGGTGATGATCCACGACTCGCCGTCGGGGAACCGACATCGTGCAGCGCATGATCATCACTCGCGTCCGGCGGCGGGTCGCCGCCGCCGTCCTCTCCCTGGGTGCCGTCCTCGCGACCACGGCGGCCGTGCCCGCCGCCGCACCGGCCGAGGCTCCCGCCAAGGCGAGGACGAAGGCCGCCGCACCCGCCTGTCCCCTGTTCGACGACCCCGTCAAGGCCGCCGCCGACCGGCAGGTGGACGTCCCGCGCATCACTCCGGCACCGGTCTGGCGCAAGACCTGCGGCACGCTGTGGCGCAGCGACAACCGCACCCCCGAGGTCATCTTCGACGAGGGCTTCTACCCCAGGGACGTCGTCAACGGCCAGTACGACATCGAGAAGTACGTCCTCGACAACCAGCCCTCCCCGTACGTCTCCACGACCTACGACCACGACCTCTACAAGCGCTGGAAGTCGAACTACAACTACTACATCGACGCCCCGGGCGGCATCGACGTCAACCGCACCATCGGCGACGGCCACAAGTACGCCGACCAGGTCGAGGTGGCCTTCCCGGGCGGCGTCGCACGGCAGTACATCCTCGGCGCGTGTCCCGTCGACAAGGCCACGAAGACCGAGGTGCTCAGCGGCTGTGTGAGCAATCTGAACTACGTACCGTGGCACTGACCGCCCCGACGCCCGGCTCCCGCCGGACGGTGAGCAGCGCCTCCGCCCCGACCGGCAGATAGCCCGCCGCCTGGAACGCCCGTGTGCTGCGGGCGTTCCCCGGCGAGATCTGCGCCCACACCGGCTCGCCCCCGCCCAGGTGCCGCGCCGCGCCCACCAGGGCCCGGCCCAGCCCCCGGTGCCGTACGCCCTCCTCGACCTCCACGGCGACCTCCAGCCGCCCCGCGACCCCGCGCCCGAGGACGACCACGCCCCCCTCCGCGGCCCACACCCGCACCTCGTCGCGCCGCCTGCGCGAGCTGACCACCCGGGGATGGTCCGGGTCCTCGATCTCGGTGAGCGCGAGGGGCGGCGGGCCCGGCAGCGGGGAGCCGACCACCAGCTGGTCGACCGTCTCCGCGACCCGGCCCGTACGGTCCAGCAGCGCCGTCAGGAACCGGGGGCTCATCGACGCGGCGAGGGCGTCGCAGTCGGCGGCGCGCAGCGTCTCGTACACCCACTCCGGGTCCTCGTCGGTGAAGACCACCGAGTGCGCGGTGAAGGAGAGGACGCCCGCGTCACGCGGGGAGGCCTGGGGGAGGACGGTCGTGCGGCCGTCGGGGGGAGGGAAGACACCGCGCGCGGCCGCGTCGAGAATGTCCCGCAGGTTCCCCACCGCACCGGTTCCCTTCGCGCGCCTTGAGTCTCCACCCACTGGAAGGCCCACACTCACACACATGATCGACGACGGCACCGGACTTTTCACCATCGGAGAGCTGGCCCGCTCCACCGGACTGACCGTGCGCACCATCCGCTACTGGTCCGACGAGGGCGTCCTGACCCCGGTGACCCGCTCGGCCGGCGGCTACCGCCTCTACGACGCCGAGTCCGCCGCCCGGCTGGAACTGATCCGCACCCTGCGCGAGCTGGGCCTCGGCCTGGCCGATGTGCGCCGGGTGCTGATCGGGGAGCGGACGGTCGCGGAGGTCGCGGCGGCGCATGTGGCGGCGCTGGACGCGCAGATCCGCTCGCTGCGGGTGACTCGCGCGGTGCTGTCGTCCGTGGCGCGACGCGGTTCGACCGCAGAGGAGATGACCCTGATGAACAATCTGGCCCGGCTTTCGGCAGCGGAGCGCAGGCGGATTCTTCAGGAGTTCGTGGACGAGATGTTCCACGGGCTCGACCTGGCCGACCCGGACATCCGGGAGCGGATGCGCACGAGCGCGATGGATCTGCCGGAGGACCCGACACCCGAGCAGGTGGACGCCTGGGTCGAACTGGCCGAGATGGTGCGGGACCCGGAGTTCCGGGCCCAGATGCGGCAGGCGGCCGAGTTCAACGCCGCCGACCGGGCGCACGAAGTCCCTCGCGGGGCGTCCATGTGGTTCTTCAAGCGGCTGATCGAGCTGGTGGGCAGCGCCCGTGAGCAGGGGATCGCCCCGGAGTCCCCGGAGGCCGACGAGGTGTTGGGGGACCTCCTCGGCGACACCGACCGGGCGGCCGTGCTGGAGCGCATGAAGGCGACCCACAACGTGCGCCTGGCCCGGTATCGGGAGCTGATGGCGGTCCTGAAGGGGGCCACGCTCTCGGCCCACGAGGAGGAGTTCGCCTGGGTGGTCGCCGCACTGGAGGTTCGCACGGCCAGCTAATCTGACCTGCGTCAGCACGACAGCGAGACCAGCAAGACACGCAGGTATGGAGAAGAGGGGCGGATCGGTGGCCGACATCGAAGAAGCGCGCAAGGAGTTCCAGCGGATCGACACGGACGGTGACGGCTTCATCACCGCGGCCGAGTTCAAGACCGCTCTGGCCCAGGGGGGTGACTGGAACGTCACCGAGTCGGTCGCCGAGGTCATCATCAAGAGCCGCGACCTCGACGGTGACAAGCTCCTCTCGTTCGACGAGTTCTGGGCGCACCTGAACAAGTGAGTCGAGCGGAAAGGGGGCGCCTCGCGATGCGGGGCGCCCCCTCCTCATGACCGGCGCTCGATGCGCACGGTCCGACGGCCGCCGTGCCGTTCAGAGCCAGCGGCAGGTCGAAGCACTTGCCGACCCGGTAGCCGGTGAGGACGTACGCGGCGGAACCCTGGGCGAGGGCGCGGCCGTCGCGCAGCAGCAGGGCGTGGGTGGTGCCCGCGGGGAGCGCGTCGATCAGCTGCTCGCGGCCCGGCAGGACCAGGCCGCTCGCCGGTTCGTCCAGAAGCAGCAGTCTCGGCTCCGGCATGAGCGCTCGGGCGATCACCCCGTGCTCACCGACCTCTTCGCGGAGTTCGTCCCGGCCCTGCGCAAGGGCCAGGTCGGCCTCCTGGCCCTGACCGGACTGCGCGTCCAGGAGCCCAACACCGCCGACGAGGCCCACGAGGCGCTGGTCCGGGCCGTCGCGGACGGGGACCCGGAGGCCGCGGCGGCCGTCCTCGCGGCGGAACCGGAGGATCCGTTCGGCGGCTGACGCCAGGGCCGCGGAGAATCTCGTAGAGATTGGCATGGAGCCGGAATAGCCCGCCGCCGACCGGGGTTGGCCCCATCAGATGCATGCATGTGCATCGAATCTGAATCGACTCGGTCCCGGAAGGCAAGGCCTCTCATGAAGATCGGCATCATCGGCGCGGGCAACATCGGCGGCAACCTCACCCGGCGCCTCAGCGCGCTCGGCCACGACGTCTCCGTCGCGAACTCCCGCGGCCCGCAGACGCTCAAGGAGCTCGCCGAGGAGACGGGAGCGACCCCCGTCACCGTCGAGGAGGCGGCGCGCGGTGCCGAGGTCGTGGTGATCACGATTCCGGTCAAGGCGGTCCCGAGCCTGCCGTCCGGCATCCTGGAGGGCGCGGCCGACGACGTGGCCGTCATCGACACCAACAACTACTACCCGCAGCAGCGCGACGGCCGGATCGCGGAGATCGAGGACGAGGGTCTCGCCGAGAGCCGCTGGACGGAACGCCGCATCGGCCACCCGGTGATCAAGGCCTTCAACGGCACCTACGCCCAGGACATCCTGGACCGCCCGCTCGCCGCGGGTGACCCCGACCGCATCGCGCTCCCGGTGGCCGGCGACGACGAGGCGGCGAAGGCGAAGGTACGCGCCCTGATCGACGAGCTCGGCTTCGACACCGTCGACACGGGCGGCATCGACGACTCCTGGCGCCAGCAGCCCGACACCCCCGTCTACGGGCTGCGGGCCGGCACCGAGGCGGTCACCAAGGCCCTGGCCGAGGCGAGCCCGGAACGCCCGGCGACCTTCCGCGGCTAGGACGGGCCTCGGACGATCCGCAGCGGGTGGCGCGGTCCGTCCGGCAGCTCGACCGTCCGTCCGGCCGTCCGGACCGTGGTCGAGGTGACCGGGCTGCGGAATCCGTGCGGGCGGATCGACGACTTCCAACCAGCGCCCTTCGTCCCGGATGCAGGTGCTACCTGGCGAGAGGCCCCCGGATCCATCCGGGGGCCTCTCGTGTCGGGCTCGTACGGCAGCGCGGTTCCGCCACCGCGTCAGCCGTCTCCTCCCATCGCCGGGTCCTCCAGGGCCGACGCCCCGAAATCAGCCGGCAGCCCGACTCCGGTGACGGATCACGCCCGTGCGGGAGCGGCGAAATAGCTGGGCGCGTTGTATCCCGAGTGAGGGTAGGAGGCCGCCCAGCTCACGGCCTCGGGCTGGGTGCGAGGGAAGTCCGCGGCCACCAGCGTCGCCAGCTCGAGGTAGGCCTCGCGGGTCCGTGCCTTCATCTGCTCCAGATCGACCTCCGCGCCCGTCGCGAGGTGCTCGTCGAACGGGACCACCACCACACCCCGGCAACGGGCACGGAAATGGTCCAGGACCTCGTTCACCTTCACCATCTTGCTCTTCCGGCGCGCCTCGGACACCACGGTGATGCTCCGGCTGACGAGGTCCTCGTACTGGTGCGCGATGAGCCAGTCCAGGGTGGTACTGGCGCTGGTCGCGCCGTCCACGCTGGGCGTGGCGACCACGATCAGTTGATCGGCGAAGTCCAGGACGCCCCGCATCGCGCTGTGCAGCAGGCCGGTGCCGGAGTCGGTGAGGATGATCGGGTAGTGCTGTCCGAGGCAGCTGACGACCTGTCGGTAGTCCTCGTCGTTGAACGCCGTCGAGAGAGCGGGGTCCACCTCATTGGCCAGGACCTCGAGGCCGCTCGGGGACTGGGAGGTGAAGCGCCGTACGGACATGTAGTTGGTGAGGTTGGGGATTTCGGCTACGAGGTCGCGGATGGTCGCGCCGGTTTCGCTACGGACACGGCGGCTGAGGGTACCTGCGTCCGGATTGGCGTCGATCGCGACGACCCGGTCCTGACGCTCGGTGGCGAGAGTCGCGCCCAGGGCGGTCGTGGTGGTCGTCTTGCCGACTCCGCCCTTGAGGCTGATGACGGCGATCTTGTGGCACTGCATCACCGGCGTGCGGAGGATGGCCATTTTCTGCTGGCGCTCTCGTTCGGCGGTCCTGCCACCGATGCGCAACCGGCTGAGGATTCGTCGGCCGTTGGGCTGACCGCGCAGCAGACGGTCGGAGGAGAGCTCGACGGTCGCACTGTGCCCCAGTGCCCCGCGGCCGCTCCGGTCCGGCTCCAGCCATGGTGCCGCAGCGTGGTGCGCCGGCGGGCGGGCGAAGGGCGGTGTTCCGCCGGCGACCCGGGTCGGCTGCGCGACCCTGTCATAGGGAGCCGTAAAGGGCACTGCGCCG
The sequence above is a segment of the Streptomyces asoensis genome. Coding sequences within it:
- a CDS encoding YncE family protein is translated as MHRNLVKSALLAGAALTVLAACGTDNGGGAAREGGSGATKAAVPAPAKKVHKSVVDGLPGMPPVLDPKDVYAADRPGRLSPVVKDFPSRVYVPNTESDTVSVIDPKTYEVIETLRVGRQPQHVVPSWDMKTLWVNNNRGHTLTPIDPKTGKAGKSVEVHDPYNLYFTPNGKYAVVMASLDRELVFRDPHTMKRIKTEPVTCYGVNHADFSLDGRYFIVSCEFSGELLKVDTEKMKVVGQQKLPYKGAMPQDVKVSPDGKRFYIADMMADGMWIVDGDTFGKPEFLHTGKGCHGLYIGRDSREMYVSNRGEGTVSVFDFHENALTKKWRLPNGGSPDMGGVSADGKVLWLSGRYNSEVYAIDTRTGEQLARIKVGRGPHGLAVYPQPGRYSLGHTGIFR
- a CDS encoding ADP-ribosyltransferase yields the protein MIITRVRRRVAAAVLSLGAVLATTAAVPAAAPAEAPAKARTKAAAPACPLFDDPVKAAADRQVDVPRITPAPVWRKTCGTLWRSDNRTPEVIFDEGFYPRDVVNGQYDIEKYVLDNQPSPYVSTTYDHDLYKRWKSNYNYYIDAPGGIDVNRTIGDGHKYADQVEVAFPGGVARQYILGACPVDKATKTEVLSGCVSNLNYVPWH
- a CDS encoding GNAT family N-acetyltransferase, which encodes MGNLRDILDAAARGVFPPPDGRTTVLPQASPRDAGVLSFTAHSVVFTDEDPEWVYETLRAADCDALAASMSPRFLTALLDRTGRVAETVDQLVVGSPLPGPPPLALTEIEDPDHPRVVSSRRRRDEVRVWAAEGGVVVLGRGVAGRLEVAVEVEEGVRHRGLGRALVGAARHLGGGEPVWAQISPGNARSTRAFQAAGYLPVGAEALLTVRREPGVGAVSATVRSSDCSHSR
- a CDS encoding MerR family transcriptional regulator, giving the protein MIDDGTGLFTIGELARSTGLTVRTIRYWSDEGVLTPVTRSAGGYRLYDAESAARLELIRTLRELGLGLADVRRVLIGERTVAEVAAAHVAALDAQIRSLRVTRAVLSSVARRGSTAEEMTLMNNLARLSAAERRRILQEFVDEMFHGLDLADPDIRERMRTSAMDLPEDPTPEQVDAWVELAEMVRDPEFRAQMRQAAEFNAADRAHEVPRGASMWFFKRLIELVGSAREQGIAPESPEADEVLGDLLGDTDRAAVLERMKATHNVRLARYRELMAVLKGATLSAHEEEFAWVVAALEVRTAS
- a CDS encoding EF-hand domain-containing protein — protein: MADIEEARKEFQRIDTDGDGFITAAEFKTALAQGGDWNVTESVAEVIIKSRDLDGDKLLSFDEFWAHLNK
- a CDS encoding NADPH-dependent F420 reductase; the encoded protein is MCIESESTRSRKARPLMKIGIIGAGNIGGNLTRRLSALGHDVSVANSRGPQTLKELAEETGATPVTVEEAARGAEVVVITIPVKAVPSLPSGILEGAADDVAVIDTNNYYPQQRDGRIAEIEDEGLAESRWTERRIGHPVIKAFNGTYAQDILDRPLAAGDPDRIALPVAGDDEAAKAKVRALIDELGFDTVDTGGIDDSWRQQPDTPVYGLRAGTEAVTKALAEASPERPATFRG
- a CDS encoding FhaA domain-containing protein, producing the protein MGTLNKLEQRFEALVNDAFAKIFRSAVQPLEFAGALRRECDVNARIWTEGCTIAPNGFVVELSPGDHETYGACLVMLGEELVEKVRAHAEEQQYSFVGPLKVQLQRAENLKVGQYRVRSRLEVPPEVKHALEVDQWYRATHATALGPGGSGARPWPPPAHVLRGEKRALTPDQLISMGLSFSENGSLVRAAPPSALAAPPRPLRPIEPVTDRPGVAVLSRSGHAVHAPTAGQGGRPALDPAGVVSGITPARRHAVDSVPEGPTISSKGQNMTNDRNIYADDPAPGRGRELSDGLVPTPPDPHVVGGPQAFVPAEPLAGPRAANETVSQGGPAENHSPAPAGNRYGAVPFTAPYDRVAQPTRVAGGTPPFARPPAHHAAAPWLEPDRSGRGALGHSATVELSSDRLLRGQPNGRRILSRLRIGGRTAERERQQKMAILRTPVMQCHKIAVISLKGGVGKTTTTTALGATLATERQDRVVAIDANPDAGTLSRRVRSETGATIRDLVAEIPNLTNYMSVRRFTSQSPSGLEVLANEVDPALSTAFNDEDYRQVVSCLGQHYPIILTDSGTGLLHSAMRGVLDFADQLIVVATPSVDGATSASTTLDWLIAHQYEDLVSRSITVVSEARRKSKMVKVNEVLDHFRARCRGVVVVPFDEHLATGAEVDLEQMKARTREAYLELATLVAADFPRTQPEAVSWAASYPHSGYNAPSYFAAPARA